The Lepidochelys kempii isolate rLepKem1 chromosome 2, rLepKem1.hap2, whole genome shotgun sequence genomic interval ATGACTCTGCAGTGATTTCTATCACTAAAGTCAGCCGATCTGATTCTGAATACACAGCGGACAGATGGTTGAGAATGTCAGAAAAGTGACACAAAAATGACACAATTactgaattttaaattaaaagaaaacggAGTTAATTTAGGTATCAATCCTCAAGTCTTTACTTACAAAAAGTTCACAGGGACTACAGTGAGAGTTCTTACTCacataattaatattttattaattttcacaATGAAAGGTCAACACATATAGGGAGATTTTCCTCTGAACTACAAGCACTTACAACACAAGGAAAAGTATTTTGTAAATAATAATATCACACTCTAAACAAAAATGTAAGTGAACAAGTGTATTCAAACATAtctgatatattcttctgagccaaaaaaattccaaatcaatcatagcaaaataaacaaaataacatTCATGTGTGCATCCATACACACCATCATCAAATTAGAGAGGACAATGTAAAAGAGCCGAACCATTTccacttccttttttcttttcctctctctgtctcttcctcccCATAGTACTTTAGACTTTGTTCACTACTCTCATCTCCATCCTAGAATAtgatgacttcaatgggacttaagcatatgcttaaatgcaggggtggccaacctgtggctctgcagccacatgtggctcttcagaagttaatatgcggctccttgtacaggcaccgactccggggctggagctacaggtgccaactttccaatgtgccagggtgtgctcactgctcaagccctggctctgccacaggccctgcccccattccaccccttctcaccccctcccctgagcctgccatgccctcgctcctctccctcccacagggAACCTCCTGCATGTCACGAAACAGctgagcaggaggtggggtgaGAGAGGTGGAGGCGCTGATCTGCTGGGCTggtgatgtattactgtggctctttggcaatgtacattgataatttctggctccttctcaggctcaggttggccacccctgcttaagtgctttgcagaatcagggcataAATAATATTCCGTATCCTATGAGTCTATTAGAAACCATCATTCATCTTGtacattatatttattttgtttccagAACCTGATTACAATGTCTTTGGATTTAATTAATAGAAGGTTtattaacattttgtttgcttttgtttatgCAGGAGAGCACTAATGACAGCAGATCTCCAACTTGGGAGAAACCAGCCCCTGTCATATATGAAATATCTGGCATACATTCAGtagttttgcctgagcaaaggctgcagaatcaggtccttcaGGAGGTATTATTTCACAGAGAGTGGTGAATTGGTGAAAAGAACTGCCAGCTGAGATGGTGGAGTCAAGTATAGTAGTAATGTAGTGAAGCAAAACTTGGGTTACTATATGGGACTGAACAAATTAAAGGAATATTAGTCAGTTTTGTGATTGGGATTATCTGACACTCTTTTCTGaaagtcagaaaggaatttttcacTGATTGTTCTGAGTTTCTCTCcgaatgatttttgttgttgttttcaagGGACACTTTTACGGCCTCTGGCACAAagtcaaaaaaccccaaactggaataaagtttacatttaaaaaaaaaattaaatgtagagGACAGAGCTATCATAATGATCCTTAAACCATTTCAGACATGAAAGGATTCATTGCCTGTTTCTGGTCTTACAaaatattgggtcaaattctgccctcagattaATTTGTTGCTTTCTGTCAGCTCTCcatcacttagaatcatagaatcatagaatatcagggttggaagggaccccagaaggtcatctagtccaaccccctgctcaaagcaggaccaattcccagttaaatcatcccagccagggctttgtcaagcctgaccttaaaaacctctaaggaaggagattctaccacctccctaggtaacgcattccagtgtttcaccaccctcttagtgaaaaagtttttcctaatatccaatctaaacctcccccactgcaacttgagaccattactcctcgttctgtcatctgctaccattgagaacagtctagagccatcctctttggaaccccctttcaggtagttgaaagcagctatcaaatcccccctcattcttctcttctgcaggctaaacaatcccagctccctcagcctctcctcataactcatgtgttccagtcccctaatcatttttgttgcccttcgctggactctctccaatttatccacatccttcttgaagtgtggggcccaaaactgcacacagtactccagatgaggcctcaccaatgtcgaatagaggggaacgatcacgtccctcgatctgctcgctatgcccctacttatacatcccaaaatgccattggccttcttggcaacaagggcacactgctgactcatatccagcttctcgtccactgtcacccctaggtccttttctgcagaactgctgcctagccattcggtccctagtctgtagctgtgcattgggttcttccgtcctaagtgcaggaccctgcacttatccttattgaacctcatcagattccttttggcccaatcttccaattggtctaggtccttctgtatcctatccctcccctccagcgtatctaccactcctcccagtttagtatcatccgcaaatttgctgagagtgcaatccacaccatcctccagatcatttatgaagatattgaataaaaccggccccaggaccgacccttggggcactccacttgataccggctgccaactagacatggagccattgatcactacccgttgagcccgacaatttagccagctttctacccaccttatattCACTGAAGATAGAGTATCACCCTATGAGATTAGAAAATAGATTAGAAATGGGATCTTTCATGAGACGtgtttttaaatatcaaataacaaaacagaaattataaataaaaactagtatgcagtgttgttgtagccaggtcAGGATATTAAAgaggcaagatgggtgaggtaatatcttttatggaccaatttgtctcgctcaccaacagaagttcgtccaataaaagatattacttcactctccttgtctctctaatatcctgggatgaacatggctacaataacactgcatactAGAGCAGTGAGCTACAGTTCTGCAAGTAGGAATCCTGCTGTTTGCTCTAGCTGACAACTTTTGGGGTTTTTATTCTATTCCTTATACAACCACCAGGTGAACACCTTCCAATAGTGCAAGTGACTTCTTTCTGTCTTCCCTTTCTCAGGGAGAAAATTGTGTGAGAATTTATATAATAGATGATGTGTTTATATTAGCAAAGACAAGGCTGAAGAAGCGAACCTTCCAGGTGAATGGAAGGTGTTCAGGTTTTTGGTAGTTGTTAGATCTTGTGGAAGTTGATTCCACAGTCTTGGATTGATTCCTAAGAAAGCTCTCTTGTACCCCTCCTTGCTGTAGacagttccattgtgccagaggaatgAAGTTGTCAACCACAGTTCTTGTCCCAGCATATTAGATGGCTTACGTTACACTTGAGTACATGCATGTGGGTTTGGGACAGAAAGACCTTCTTCACTTGCAGTGCAAATCCTATTTGCTCTCTTGCTGAGGTTTTTGAGCTTCACCATGGGTTTGCAGCACTGTTACTGCTCCAGGGGTTGGATGGTTTCAGAGCTGCTCTTGTTGATTACAGGTCCCTGTCCACCTTGGAAGTCACCAATGGACTGTAGAAATGTATCTGAGAACAGCAAGGAGATCTCCAGCTCTTGTTTGGAGCCTGACTCACTGCTGGCCCCAGCATCTGGCAGTGAttcttgctcctcctcctcagccgGACGAGTTGGGGCAACTGCTGGGAGaccagcagctgcaaatgctgCCCGGGAGCGTAGCCGAGTGCAAACCCTGCGCCATGCCTTCCTGGAGCTGCAGAGGACCCTCCCCGCTGTGCCACCTGACACCAAGCTCTCCAAGTTGGATGTGCTGCTCCTAGCCACCACCTATATTGCACACCTCACCCGTAGCCTACAGGATGAGGAAGAGTTGCCTGGGGAGGGCTTGGGCACCCTGAGAGGGGATGGCTACCTGCACCCTGTCAAGGTAAGGCAGCTGAGGGACAGCTAAAATCTTCATATTTATCCTGCTAAATCAAAAATAGTGTCTAATACGAGTAGTTCCAGTATTTCCCATCAC includes:
- the TCF24 gene encoding transcription factor 24 isoform X1, translating into MGLQHCYCSRGWMVSELLLLITGPCPPWKSPMDCRNVSENSKEISSSCLEPDSLLAPASGSDSCSSSSAGRVGATAGRPAAANAARERSRVQTLRHAFLELQRTLPAVPPDTKLSKLDVLLLATTYIAHLTRSLQDEEELPGEGLGTLRGDGYLHPVKKWPMRSRLYIGATGQFLNHSVQAENANQGETSTNSQS
- the TCF24 gene encoding transcription factor 24 isoform X2; translation: MDCRNVSENSKEISSSCLEPDSLLAPASGSDSCSSSSAGRVGATAGRPAAANAARERSRVQTLRHAFLELQRTLPAVPPDTKLSKLDVLLLATTYIAHLTRSLQDEEELPGEGLGTLRGDGYLHPVKKWPMRSRLYIGATGQFLNHSVQAENANQGETSTNSQS